A genomic segment from Dermacentor silvarum isolate Dsil-2018 chromosome 11, BIME_Dsil_1.4, whole genome shotgun sequence encodes:
- the LOC119432381 gene encoding uncharacterized protein LOC119432381: MKYAGVLKSMEKKRTQLVKVALQRRGDQPRGLEMTKRKYEAGWDCECEASRKVLLLEAQVQDLTEKLQAANDNLDSFAMLKRAKKLVRKLENLTEAPKVTQVVQAEQVDIGGCVLVEKTVLSRLHAHCNGLPTKFARNLLRPVFGDEELRGKSLYGKGSNSNKDGPLKEALDPLRLNAVIGYTCSHFSTTTLHLKNSLSSMISREIK; this comes from the exons ATGAAATACGCAGGCGTGCTGAAGTCCATGGAGAAAAAAAGGACACAGCTCGTCAAAGTGGCCCTGCAGCGAAGGGGTGATCAGCCACGGGGACTGGAGATGACAAAAAGAAAG TATGAAGCCGGGTGGGACTGCGAGTGCGAGGCCTCAAGAAAGGTCCTCTTGTTAGAGGCCCAGGTTCAAGACCTGACCGAAAAACTTCAAGCGGCCAATGACAACCTTG ACTCCTTTGCCATGCTCAAACGAGCAAAAAAGCTAGTGAGAAAGTTGGAGAACCTGACGGAGGCGCCCAAGGTCACGCAAGTGGTGCAGGCCGAGCAA GTGGACATCGGAGGATGTGTGCTTGTGGAAAAAACTGTGCTCAGCCGCCTCCATGCACACTGCAATGGCCTGCCCACAAAATTTGCCCGCAATTTGTTGCGGCCCGTCTTTGGGGACGAGGAGTTGCGGGGCAAGTCCCTGTACGGGAAAGGTTCGAACTCCAACAAAGATGGCCCGTTGAAAGAGGCCCTTGACCCTTTGAGGCTGAACGCAGTCATAG GGTACACGTGCAGTCATTTCAGCACCACGACCCTCCACCTCAAAAACAGCCTCTCTTCAATGATAAGTAGGGAGATTAAATGA